The nucleotide sequence agttgatatgtgctgcttaatattttttacagaaataataaatattcttaaaaaaacataaattaattttacttttgatcaattaaatgcatccttactattagaaattaaagtattaattatatatatatgaatatattattattattattattattatatatatatatatatatatatatatatatatatatatatattattattattattaacataaaaaaaacatatatatatgaatatattattattattattattattattattatcataaaaatattaaatattctaaaaatcttactgaccccaaacttttgaacagtagtatatggTGCaaattttacttagtttttttttcttacccatATTTCACAactattattttacttattgtgTACTCTGTTAGTTATATGACCTTAAAGCAAAATGCTGgaaatcattttttattgtattgtatgtgATTTTGTTGCTAGTGTTTTGGAACACAAAAAATCTTACATTACTGTACATTTGACAGTGCAATAAAGCAAAATGTAACTTGCTTAATATTCTTTATTATAGGCTTTTTCGTGGAGCTGTAGCTATATAATAAACTTTGTTATAGCCTATTTTTTCCTAGTATTATTAACTATACAAACATGAAATGTGAGTAAGGTTAAAGCCAAAGAGTTTAAAAGCAATCtttgctgccctctgctggtcatCAACGACTCTCACCGTATTTCTGGAACCACTTTTCTGTGATGAGACTGCCATTGCTAACGATGCTGACGCTCGGCAGCTGCAGCTCCTGTTTGCAGTATCGCACCAGCTCTCCCAGAAAATTTCCTCTCTCGTGAAGGAAGGGCTCTCCACCAGAAAAGTTGACTTTTTCCATTCCTAAAACATACAATCGATAATATTAACCAAGTGTGAGAATAAAAACGACTGTCAGCTTTAAGAGAAAAAAGTTTTGTAATCTTTTTGGTGACATTACATTACGTTTATTATTCGAAATTAAGTAGCATGCATggatgcatgcataaataaagaaaaatacaccTTTTTATTGTGGTGTAAATCTTAGAGCGTTAAGTTAGGCTAAAtataagtaatattattttaagttaaatatatttttactataatatattttttaacttaggCTATCATACACTGTCTCACTAGTAAATGTTATGCTACCTGCTTCTTTCAGAAGTCGTAAGCCTCGCTTTGCCTCTTCAATGGGCAAGACGAAAGAGGTCTTTGCTGTGTGGAAGCAAAATCCGCATTTGTAATTGCACTGCCGGGTAAAGTGGTAGTTCACACTGCTTGGAGTAGTCAGCTGAGTGCTGGAGCCCTCTTTCTGCTCTTTGGTGCGAGTCTTCAGGCGGCTGATGTGTCCGACAGGAGTCTGTTGCACCTGCGTTCCTGATACAAGCATATAAATCCATCTCAACAGGGCTGCCAAGAAGCTGTGGACGTTCTTGAAACAAAATTGCATTAACATTGCTGCAAAGCCAACTTGGTTTGATGTACACACGGTGAAGGTGTCTATAGAATGAGGCTCATAGAGCACATACCTCCCTATTTATACGGGGCAGTCTGAAGTTGCTTTTCTGATCAGTTTCTTTTCGTCCTTGGGAGGACTGGAAAACGAAAGATAGAATACTATAAGCTAAGTCCAATATAGGCTAGGCGTGGTGTTTTATCTTCTTGAGTCACCTGGATCTAACTGGATCGTtatgtttttctctttaaaacaCGGGGTAAATTATTAAGATACAGCTCGTCTCATTGTCATTCTTAGAATAGGCTATATTAATAATGAAAGGCATATTAATAGCCTAATTGATATTTAGGTCTTGTCCAAATATTTTAACactaacaacaaaagcaataTAGGCAATAGGCTACTTCTGCTTAAGTCAAATAGCCATAGGCTATTCATTAAATCGTTTGTCaacataaatttacaaaaaacaattgaaaagtcCTACAGCAcacttattcattttaataatcattaacaAGCAAATATAAATGGAATGGAAAATGTAGCTATATGGAAAAACCTGCTTGAAACCAAACAATCTTGCTGATCTGTTTCAACCAGCATAGCCTATATGTTTACAGAAAATTGCAATTTACACCGAACCTTTGTAGATTATTAATTGCTCAAGTTATGTAATCTGATTGTTGAAACGAAACTGCAATAAAGTTGAACGCAGTTTATTTATCTGTGCACCGGCTTGACCCAGCTGGGCTTGTTTAGTGAATTAAGTAGACGGCTAAGTTGTCTTACTTTCGTTTTCGGATTTAAGTTTCGTTTCTCTGTAAACACTGTTCTCCAGATCAGCAAGAATGACATTTCTCTAGACCTGTATACGCTACTGTAATATCTATCACGGTTCACAATGCTTAAGAGAGCAATGTTTCGCTGTGGACAGCTGACCTCACGTGTATTCGCGGTGGAGTTTGATCGAGCTCAACCTCTTTATTTCACGCTGAGCTCAAACCCACAAGAGCTTCATCATGCTCATCAGCAGCTCTTTGGAGGTGATGGGAAGCTCTTCTCGCTACATGTCCACAGTGACAGCAGAATTGAGAAAGCGCAAACGCACGCCGAGATAAAACACAAGCTGTCCGTGACACTGTCGCGAGATTGCGATGTTTTTGAAGAGTTTTCTTTTATGCCGGACGTCAAAAATAGCGTcgttaaatgattttttatacgAGACAAGTCCACTACAGCCCTCTCAGATGACATATTAAAGACGCTGCAGCAGAGTcaatcagtatgtgtgttttcatACAAGCGCGAGGGTCTGTACTGCTGGCAGGAGCTGTGGTCACCTGTCAATCAAGTGCAGGAGTCGACGAGGCAGTACATCACACCTGCAGCAGCTGCAGAGCATCACCCATCCACACTGAACATCAGGAACTCTGATGTCTTCTACTGTATGGATGAAGCCTATAACGTTCTTCAGGAGGTACAGTAtgttgtagtttatatatatatatatatgtatatatatatatatatatacagtgggcaCGGagagtattcagacccccttcaaTTTTTAAcactttgttatattgcagccatgttgctaaaatcatttaagttaattttttcccctcatcaatgtacacacagcacgccatattgacagaaaaacacagaattgttgacatttttgcaaatttattaaaaaagaaaaactgaaatatcacatggtcctaagtattcagaccctttgctcagtatttagtagaagcaccctttctGTAcacactgtgtgtatgtgtactgtgtgtgtatatatatatatatatatatatatatatatatatatatatatatatatatatatatatatatatatatatatatatatatatatataatatataatatatatatacacacacacacaataccgttcaaatgtttgggactTGTGActttaatgatttctaaagaagtctcttatgctcatcaaggctgcttttatttgatcaaaaatacagaacccccccccccccagtaatcttgcaaaatgttattacaatatgaaataatggtttctattttaatatcctttaaaatataatatatttctgtgatgcaaagctgaatttccagcagccattactcctgtatctgtcacatgatccttaagaaatcaatctaatatgttgatttattattagaattatcaatgttggcaacagttgtgctgccaaatttttttttttttgttggtaaactgcaatactttttttcaggattctttgaataaaatgttaaaaagaacagcatttattcaaaatataaatcttttctaagaatataaatctttgctaacACTTCtcatcaatttaacacatccttgctgaataaatgttttaatttctttcaaaaaaagaaagagtaaaaattaaaataaaccaaattctttaaaactattttttaatcaaagaaaacataaaaaaattaaataaatggtcttctttttaactttttattcatcaaagaatcctgaaaaaaatgtatcatgggtTCTTAAGCAGCACAAAAGTTTCTAGCACAGataataaatcagtttattagaatgatttctgaaggatcatgtgatagtgaaaactggagtaatgatgctgaaaaatcagctttgcatcacaggaataaatttgattttaatgtatagaaaaacattattttacatcgtaataatatttcacaatattatttttttcccctgtatatttgaccaaataaatgcagccttgatgagcataagaaactcctgtaaaaatcataaaaaaatcccaagcttttgaatggtagctttgccattacatgaataaatgataccttaaaatataataatggaaaatagttaatttaaattgtaacaatattttacaacaattctttttaatgtattttaatcaattaaatgcagttaaatcagaaacttctttcaaaaacatttaaaaaacttcacTGTTGGAACACTTCTCACTGTACTTCTTCCCTTAGCAATGCAATTCCATGAATGCTGTTATATCCAAAATGACTTGGTCTCATGAGACCAGAGTTCCCAGAAGTATAACTGTCAATCTTTTCATAGCTTTTACCATCTCTGCATCACTTGTTTTGTATTTGTCTGCTTTTTTCCtagctaaaacaaaaaacaaaactgctcATCATGAAATGAAAGCTAAAAAGTGAAGGCTTGATTATTTCAAGAACTTGTCAAaagtccattgtttttgaatttcttttgaattatttggctttattttgtaactttcaggacattgtacttatttttgaaACACAACATTGtatcactttgataagaaaaatattattttcatgatatcTCCAAATGTCTTAAGATTTAATGCTGGTCGGCGCCGATAGCCTTGTGGCACCATCGTGCTTCAGGCATCCCGAGGTTGAATCCTGACTCGAGGACTTTTCCCAGTCCTGCCCCcgtctctctctcccacttcacttcctgtcatttctgatctgtcctatcataataaaggtgAAAATGCCAGCAATAAATCTTATAAAAAGAGtaattgctgatttttttttttaacttttctgaGGGGTTGTACAGATATACTACTTGAAAATAGCgataataattaaaagttaaaaaagtatCTAAACACCAGTTTTAAAAGTATACCTGTGTAGGCTGTTTTACTTTGATGCTGAAGTGAAAGTGTATAGGCTACCTACGTAATCTAAGGTAACAATGAACaatgtgtgattaattaatcaatataATTCAGTACTTAACCACAATGCAGTTTGATGTAAAACAATACATCTTTCTGCCCATCTCAGTGCACTGACATTATCCCTGAGTCAAAGGAAGTGCTGAAGCTTGTAGACGAACAGTTGGAGGCAAGCAGGGCTGATGGATTTCCTGTCATTGTGATCGAGGGACTGGACGCCACAGGTTAACAATGAACCTTTGATAAATACTTTCTTCAGCTAATTAATAAGTATGCATTCAaacacaatatcttttttttttttttaccaagcaGAACATAATGTCACATACACATTCATAACTTCCAATatgataaaaaacataaacaaacaaaaagtttgtaCTCTAAAATTCTGTTGCTTTCTCTCCATGTGTTTCCCTGATTTCTCCATGTACCCAGGTAAAACTACTCTCACAGAAGCCCTGCGGGAGTCTCTGAATGCTACTCTGCTGAAATCTCCTCCCCAGTGCCTGGCTCCTTTCAGACAGCGCTTTGACTCAGAACCACCCCTCATCCGCAGGGCCTTTTACGCTCTGGGGAACTACATCACTGCTGCCCACATCGGAAAAGAGTCCTTGAGGGCTCCTGTCATAGTGGACAGGTAGAGATGTGTGTGCCACAAATACTGTACACTCACATGCTGTTTGGGCAGCGCTGTGGAACGTATGGGAATGTAGCAAATATATGTTCTAAAGCTGAATTTGTGGAAATTGAGGCTCAGTCAAATGTAAATTGTTAATTGAGAATATTTAAGTACATAAAACTATCAGATTTCATTTATTGCCACAGCAGTTGGTGGAAGAGTTGAAAACCTCCCAAAGCCAGGCTCAGAGTTCTACCGGTGGCCAGAAGACCTGCTCCAACCAAACCTAGTGCTGCTCCTCACAGTCAGTCCAGAAGAAAGACTGAGAAGACTCAGGGACAGGGGACAGGACAAGACTGTCGAGGAGGCTGAACTGGAGATCAATCAGCTCTTCCGATTTAAGTAGGTCATCTTGTTAAATGTGAGGGTGTTTTTaaggtgcatcccaacacacttGCTTACTGCTTGTGATGACCCTTAAAGTTATCAGATGCTGTTGTGCATCCCTAAATACTCCAAGGTAAACTTCAGTAGCTATTTCTAGCGGATCAATAATTTGTGACAAAAAATGTGCATGTCTTGAATTAAACTTTATACtttggaaaaaaagtaataatatgaaacaatattaacaaattaaagatgaaatttctataaaaaaaaaaaattgtgccaacCCTATTCACAAAGTTTTGGGGTTGAttgactataatatatatatatatatatatatatatatatatatatatatatatatatatatatatatatatatacttaattaatatattaaataattattataattttgcagGATAACAGGTTTGAACAGAAAGTTTAGGAACAATGACAAAATTgcactttaattttaataatagcaatattttttgtagaatttttgtttttaaaattgtatagaCTGCCGTTCAGATGTTTGGGgtcaccaagttttttttttttatatatacgtaacttttattcagcaaggatttattaaaaactttcacagttatatttcaaataaatgctgtaaaaaaatcctttaataaataaataatatgagcagctgttttcaaaattgataataataagaaatgtttcttgagcaccaaatcagtgttttagaatgatttctgaaggatcatgtgacactgaagactggaagctttgtcatcacaggaataaattacattttaaaatgtagtaaaatagaaaacatttattttaaatcaaaataatatttcacaatgttttccCCCcagcaaataaatgctgccttggtgagttTTAGAGAATTTTTCACaagaattaatacattttaccagccctaaacatttgaacagtagttatacaaaaacataacactaaaatatttaatattaatattaaaatattcaaaataaatagtattttatttttacttttgtattacAAGAACACATATAAAGCACAAATGGCTCTATTTCCTGTAGTAGTTTAAAGCTTTCTAAGGTTCCTCCAACTCTGTCAGGTATATTGAGAAAGACAATAAGCATTTATTACAAATTGCTCTTTGTTTTCAGAGTGGAAGAAGCTTACAAGAGAATCCAGAATCCTGCCTGCATCATCGTGGATGCAAGCCCCTCTCCACAAGAAGTGCTGCAACAAGTGCAGCATTTATTTAGGAACAAATGTCACATGTAAACAACCAGCTCCCTACCCGATGAGGCAAGAAGCAATGCAATCCCTCCGCGCACCACTAGATGGTAGTGTAGTGTTACGATTCCACCCCCGGTCAACTGAGCTTGTTGATTGAAAGGGAAGCTGGTGGCTGACTGCCAGCATATATTTCAGGGCTCCTATCTGGACATGTCACAACATATTCCCCTTCCCACAGAGCTTTAGTGATGACACGAGGGGGAAAGTTATTGCGGGTACGTAGCTGGGTGTCAGCTCTCATACGCAGGGTCACAGCGTCCACTTTCCTCATTCTGACTTATTCCCAGTGAAACACAGGAACTCAGCTAAAGAGGTTTGAGAATTCATCAATCACTTCAATTAGATTTAAACACAAGAACTCATTGTTGGTCAGCTCGGTGTTCACTCCTTCAGGAGATGGAATCAAGGGACCTTATGGAGGTATTAAAAGCAATAGATCTGATACAGGCAATTTAAACTCGCTTTGATTTGTTGCTGTTGCTTTTGGACACAGAATCTGATCATTAATTAAGAGTGATATGCTAGGACAAAAATGTACACTGTAACTCAGAGTTCAGTTCCAGATT is from Cyprinus carpio isolate SPL01 chromosome B17, ASM1834038v1, whole genome shotgun sequence and encodes:
- the LOC109102613 gene encoding LOW QUALITY PROTEIN: UMP-CMP kinase 2, mitochondrial (The sequence of the model RefSeq protein was modified relative to this genomic sequence to represent the inferred CDS: substituted 3 bases at 3 genomic stop codons); protein product: MLKRAMFRCGQLTSRVFAVEFDRAQPLYFTLSSNPQELHHAHQQLFGGDGKLFSLHVHSDSRIEKAQTHAEIKHKLSVTLSRDCDVFEEFSFMPDVKNSVVKXFFIRDKSTTALSDDILKTLQQSQSVCVFSYKREGLYCWQELWSPVNQVQESTRQYITPAAAAEHHPSTLNIRNSDVFYCMDEAYNVLQECTDIIPESKEVLKLVDEQLEASRADGFPVIVIEGLDATGKTTLTEALRESLNATLLKSPPQCLAPFRQRFDSEPPLIRRAFYALGNYITAAHIGKESLRAPVIVDRXRCVTXNYQISFIATAVGGRVENLPKPGSEFYRWPEDLLQPNLVLLLTVSPEERLRRLRDRGQDKTVEEAELEINQLFRFKVEEAYKRIQNPACIIVDASPSPQEVLQQVQHLFRNKCHM